Part of the Denticeps clupeoides chromosome 3, fDenClu1.1, whole genome shotgun sequence genome, gtattTATCTGGAGCATGTATTCATTATTCCTGTATTTATCTGGAGCATGTATTCATTATTCCTGTATTCAGCTGAagcatgtattcagtattcctgtattcAGATGGAGCaagtattcagtattcctgtattcagctgaagcatgtattcagtattcctgtattcAGCTGGAGCaagtattcagtattcctgtattcagctggagcatgtattcagtattcctgtattcAGCTGGAGCAATtattcagtattcctgtattTATCTGGagcatgtattcagtattcctgtattcAGCTGGAGCaagtattcagtattcctgtattcagctgaagcatgtattcagtattcctgtattTATCTGGAGCATGTATTCATTATTCCTGTATTCAGCTGAagcatgtattcagtattcctgtattTAGCTGGAGCaagtattcagtattcctgtattcAGCTGGAGCaagtattcagtattcctgtattcAGCTGGAGCaagtattcagtattcctgtattTATCTGGagcatgtattcagtattcctgtattcAGCATGTATTCagtatgtattcagtattcatcATTTGAAACCTCATCATAGGCCTTAGCAACATCATTGGCATCATCGTTTACATCTCAGCCAACGCAGGCGACCCGAACCAGAGCGAGTCGAAGCGCAGCCACTGGTACGGCTGGAGCTTCTACTGCGGCGCGCTGTCCTTCATCCTGGCTGAAACGGTGGGTGTGCTGACCGTGCACCTCTTCATCGACACACACCGGCGGGTGCAGGCGGCTAGTGCGCGACCACGAGACCACGCCTCCTCCCTGCAGCGGCGCCGCTCGTCAAGCTACCGCTCCCGGTACCGCCGGCGGCCCAGCCGGGCCTCGCTCCACTGCCGCGAGGCAACACCGCTGTGGCGGCCGGCGCTACCACCGGCCAACGACCTGCTGCCGCTGTACGCACTCAACCGTGGCTACACCTACGCCGCGCATGCGCGGTGGCCACAGGACGGGGCGTTCTCGCATGCGCAGAACCTGGGCGCGTGCAGGGAGGCGTTCCCGCGACCCCTGGCACGCATGCAGAGCAGCGCAAGCGTCGAGGACGAGCCGGCAGACCCGAACAAACCGCCGCCGTGCAATCTGACCTCCGCCGACGAGCACGCGCTCACGCCCCTGGCCACGCGGAGAACGACGCCGGTGTGAGACGGTAGAACCGGAACACATCACTCAAGACctcttattgtcattgtacagttgcCTGGACAATGAGACTTGTTAGAAAGTCTACACAGGTTCAAGAAAAGTGCAAGACATACAAACACAGTACAAGAGTACACGTACGGACAGTATAAAGCCGTACACCAGTACACTTTTGATTGTAGCTTGATAGAAGGACACCAGCAGGTCGGACCCTCAGGAAATGAAGgagctgctgggctttcttcaTTACGGTGGTTGTGTTAGTGGTCCAAGAGGTCCCGCTTACTGCAGTGaat contains:
- the LOC114785791 gene encoding voltage-dependent calcium channel gamma-3 subunit-like isoform X3; protein product: MRACDRGGRMLVTTAGAFTAFSLMTIAVGTDYWLYARGVCRSKSAGDNDTEHKNEEVLTHSGLWRTCCMEGVFTGVCKEIDHFLEDADYEQDAAEYLLRAVRASSLFPILSVGLLFGGGVCVAASEFYKSRHNVILSAGILFVSAGLSNIIGIIVYISANAGDPNQSESKRSHWYGWSFYCGALSFILAETVGVLTVHLFIDTHRRVQAASARPRDHASSLQRRRSSSYRSRYRRRPSRASLHCREATPLWRPALPPANDLLPLYALNRGYTYAAHARWPQDGAFSHAQNLGACREAFPRPLARMQSSASVEDEPADPNKPPPCNLTSADEHALTPLATRRTTPV
- the LOC114785791 gene encoding voltage-dependent calcium channel gamma-3 subunit-like isoform X1 — translated: MRACDRGGRMLVTTAGAFTAFSLMTIAVGTDYWLYARGVCRSKSAGDNDTEHKNEEVLTHSGLWRTCCMEGVFTGVCKEIDHFLEDADYEQDAAEYLLSKYTHPHTHSVTLETIVKTYCTTGAVRASSLFPILSVGLLFGGGVCVAASEFYKSRHNVILSAGILFVSAGLSNIIGIIVYISANAGDPNQSESKRSHWYGWSFYCGALSFILAETVGVLTVHLFIDTHRRVQAASARPRDHASSLQRRRSSSYRSRYRRRPSRASLHCREATPLWRPALPPANDLLPLYALNRGYTYAAHARWPQDGAFSHAQNLGACREAFPRPLARMQSSASVEDEPADPNKPPPCNLTSADEHALTPLATRRTTPV
- the LOC114785791 gene encoding voltage-dependent calcium channel gamma-3 subunit-like isoform X2 translates to MRACDRGGRMLVTTAGAFTAFSLMTIAVGTDYWLYARGVCRSKSAGDNDTEHKNEEVLTHSGLWRTCCMEGVFTGVCKEIDHFLEDADYEQDAAEYLLSKYTHPHTHSVTLETIVKTYCTTGAVRASSLFPILSVGLLFGGGVCVAASEFYKSRHNVILSAGILFVSAANAGDPNQSESKRSHWYGWSFYCGALSFILAETVGVLTVHLFIDTHRRVQAASARPRDHASSLQRRRSSSYRSRYRRRPSRASLHCREATPLWRPALPPANDLLPLYALNRGYTYAAHARWPQDGAFSHAQNLGACREAFPRPLARMQSSASVEDEPADPNKPPPCNLTSADEHALTPLATRRTTPV